CTGAGTCCCTGGCTGCGCAAGCATATCTTTCCTGGAGCCTATGTGCCGACTTTGCGCGAAGCCATGGAGGTGATCGAGCTGCAACATATGGGAGTGCTGGACGTCGAAAATCTTCGCCTGCACTATGCCCGCACGCTCGAGCACTGGCTGGCGGCGTTCGAACGCTCCTTCGATTCGGTGGTTCGCCGTTTTGGGATCAACTTTGCCCGCACGTGGCGCCTCTACTTGGCGGGGTCGATCGCTGCCTTTCGTACCGGCTCGCTGCAGCTCTTCCAAATGGTATTTGCCGGGCGGGAGTGCCAGCACATTCCGTGGAACCGCGCGTATCTCTATCAGACTCCTGACGACCGGGAAGAGGCAACGTGGATTCGTGCGATATCCTGATCGTCGGCGGTGGTCCTGCCGGCTCATCCTGTGCCTGGGGACTGCGTTCTTCCAACCTGGATGTGGTCATTGCCGATCGTGCGACCTTCCCACGCGAAAAGCTCTGTGGCGGCTGGATTACGCCTCAGGTACTACAGGCACTGGAAATCAATCCCACCGAATATGCCAACGCCGGGAATAGGGACGCTCGCATCCTGCAGCCCATCACGGGATTTCGTGTGAGCTGCCTGGGGCAGCCCGATGTGGCCGTCCATTATGGGCGAGCTGTGAGCTACGGCATTCGCCGGTGTGAATTCGATAACTATTTGCTCAGACGCTGCGGAGCACGGTTGCGTGAAGGCAAGGCGGTGAACAGCATTGAACAAACCCGCGATGGCGACATTGTCGTGAACGGCGAGATCAAGACCCGTCTTCTGGTTGGGGCTGGCGGCCATTTCTGTCCGGTTTCCCGTTGGATGGGGAATCACGACCATGTGACTCCGGTATTGGCGCAGGAAATCGAATTCGAGATGGATGAGGGGCAGGCTGCCGGGTGTGCGTTTTCCGGCGAAGTACCTGAGCTTTTCTTCTGCAGAGACATTCGGGGCTATGGCTGGGTGTTTCGGAAGGGGAACTATCTGAACATCGGGCTCGGGCGTCTGGACAAGCACGCTCTCGGCGGGCATATGAGCGGCTTTGTTCAGTCGCTTCGCAGGGAGGGCAAGCTCGGGTTTGATCTACCAAGCCGCCCTGGGGGTCACGCATACCTTCTCTTCGGGCATTCTCAACGGAAACTGGTCGGCGATGGCGTGATACTGATCGGCGATGCCGCAGGTCTGGCTTACTCGCAGAGCGGGGAAGGGATTCGCACCGCGGTCGAATCCGGACTGATCGCCGCGGAGGTAATCAGGGGAGCTGCGGGTAAATACGGTCGCGAACGCCTTCAGCCGTACATTGAGCATCTGCAGCACCGTTTTCACAACGGGTCGGGTAAATGGGAGGCGCTGGGTCGCCATGTACCGCGTGCGGTTCGCGATGCGTGCGCGCGCCTGCTGCTTAGAAACCGCCGGTTCTGTCGCGATGTGATCGTGGAAAGCTGGTTTCTTCACCGTGGCGATCAAGCCCTGAGTTTCAGCTGAGTGGACTATGAAAAAGACAACCTGGACAGTTCCGATGTTGGCGGCTTTGACCTTCGGCCTCCTGCAAGCCCAGACTCAGCAATCGGCGGATGGGCATCAGATAGGCGTAAACAGCCGCGGCGATCACGCGATGGGATTTTCGCACGAAAGGACCACTCACCACTTCCGGCTTTATCCGGACGGAGGAGCCATCGAGGTGACAGCCAACCAATCCAGCGATATCGATAGCCGCAACATGATCCGCACACATCTTTCTCACATCACGAAGATGTTTGCTGCGGGCAATTTCAACACTCCGATGTTTATTCATGACACCGTGCCGCCCGGCGCTACCACGATGTCGGAGCTGCGCGATCACATCGATTATCGGTACTCGGACATCCCCGCCGGAGGGCGAGTAAGAATTCACAGCAGCGACCCCACAGCTGTAGCGGCAGTTCATGATTTTCTGAGTTTTCAAATTACGGACCACAAAACCGGAGATTCGCCGGCGATCACACAAGACCCAGCAGAACGGCATTAGTCCCCCGAGGGCCAAGAACTCGCCCAATCGGCCCGCGAAGGATTCTGGCCCCGCATGTTCGTGAACCCTTCGGCAATGCCGGAGTATCAAATCCGGTGGAAACAAGGAGAAATGGGATGGAAAAGGCGACATTTGGCGCGGGATGTTTTTGGGGTGTAGAAGCAGCATTTCGCGAGATTCCGGGTGTGATTGACGCGGCCGTCGGGTATGAAGGTGGCTCGCTCGAGCGGCCCAGCTATCAGGATGTGTGCACCGACCGCACAGGTCACGCTGAAGTGGTTGAGGTGACCTTCGATCCAGCCAAGATTTCCTACGAAACGCTGCTCAACAAGTTCTGGGAGATGCATGATCCCACGACTCTGAATCGGCAAGGACCGGATGTCGGGACTCAATACCGCTCGGTAATCTTCTATCACTCGCCCGAGCAGCAAAAGATTGCTCAGGAATTGAAGAAGCGGCTACAGGAATCGGGGAAGTTCCGCCGTCCCATTGTGACCGAAATCGTTCCCGCCTCTGCTTTCTGGCGCGCGGAGGAATACCACCAGCGCTACCTCGAAAAGCGGGGATTGAGGGCGTGCCATATCTGAATTGGGCCGAGCAGCACGAACAGCCCTGCTTCGCCAAAATGAACAGAATCACGTAGGAACGGACGTCGCCGTCCGTTCTGGTCGAGCATAGCTCGACAGGTGTATCAAGCTCGCTGGGGTTAGCCAGCCTTCCGCGCTCTTTTGGCAGAGGGTGGGATCGTCGCAATAATTCATCCATCTGAGAAAATAGTTCCTGCATGATCCAACTCTCCGCAGCCGGGAAGCGCTTCGGTCCTAAGCTGCTCTTCGAAAACCTCGACTGGATGATCACGCCGCGCGATCGCGTCGGACTGGTGGGGGCGAACGGCTCAGGTAAATCTACCCTGCTGAAGATATTGGCCGGGCAGGAGAGCCTCGACTACGGCTCCATGAACTCCACCAAGGGCATCACCGCCGGGTATCTGCCGCAAGACGGGCTGACGCTCTCCGGCAAGACCGTCTTTGCCGAGTGCATGAGTGTATTCGCCGACGTGCGTTCCATGGAGGAGGAACTGGAGTCGCTGACTCATCAGATGGCAGAGTTCGATCACCAGAGCGCCGAGTACGAGCAGGTGGCTGAACGGTTTCACCGGGTGGAGCACGAATTTCGCACGCGCGATGGATATGCCATCGAAGCGCAGGTCGGGACTGTGCTGGCGGGATTGGGGTTCCACAAAGACGATTGGCAGAGGCCGGTGGAGGAATTTTCTGGCGGCTGGCAGATGCGCATTTCACTCGGCAAATTGCTGCTTGAAAAGCCCAATCTGCTGCTGCTCGACGAGCCCACCAACCATCTCGATCTCGAAACTCGAAACTGGCTGGAGGAGTACCTCGCCGATTATCCGCATGCATACGTGGTGATCTCGCACGACCGCTACTTCCTGGATGTGACCGTCAAAAAGATTATCGAGATCTGGAATCAGGGTGTGCACTTTTATCCGGGAAATTACGATCAGTATCTGAAGCAGAAACACGAGCGTCAGTCCCAGCTTGAGGCAGCGTACAAAAATCAGCGGGAGAAAATTGAGCAGTTAGAGGCATTCATCAACCGCTTTCGTTATCAGGCGACCAAGGCCAAGCAGGTGCAAAGCCGCATCAAGGAACTGGAGAAGATTGAGCGCATCCAGGTTCCGCCGGAAGAGAAGACCATCCACTTCAGCTTCCCGCAACCCAAGCCCAGCGGACGAGCGGTGGCGGAATTCAAAGGAGTAGCCAAATCCTACGGTACCAAGGCAGTGCTGCGCGACGTCGATTTCGTGATCGAACGCGGTGACCGGATTGCCCTGGTCGGAGTCAACGGGGCAGGGAAGTCGACGTTGATTAAATTGCTGGCCGGAATTGAGCCGCTCACGGCCGGCGAATACAAGGTGGGACACAACGTCGAGCGCGATTATTTCGCCCAGGACCAGTACAAGGAGCTTCAACCTGAGCGTCGTGTTTTGGATGACCTCGAGCGCGTTGCGCCCCGCGCCACTCAGACCGAGCTGCGGAACCTCTTGGGATGTTTTCTGTTCTCCGGGGATGACGTCTTCAAGCCCATCGGCGTGCTTTCGGGAGGAGAGCGCAACCGGTACGCACTGGCACGCATGCTGATGCAGCCTTCCAATTTTCTGCTGCTCGACGAGCCCACGAACCATCTTGACCTGCGCGCCAAGGACGTTCTGCTGGAAGCGCTGGCGAAGTTCAGCGGGACCGTAGTCTTTGTCTCGCACGACCGTTACTTCCTCGACAAGCTGGCCACGCGCACCTTTGAGGTAGCGGATGGGCATGCGAATGTCTATCCAGGAAATTATGAGGACTATCGCTGGCGCAAGGAGCAGCAAGGGCGGCCACGGGAAGAAGCCGCACCGGCCGTAGTCTCGGGCAGTGGTTCGCCGGATCGCAACAGGTCTGATCAACCCACCGATGCCTCGGTCAAGACGAAGCGAATCAATCCTATCAAGTTGCGGCAGATGCAGGAGCGACGCCAGGAAATCGAAGAAGAAATTGCGCGGCTCGAGCACAGTATCACGGAGAGCGAAAGCGCCCTGGCGACATTCAACAGCGCCGAAGAAACACTCCGCCTAACCAAGCTGGTGGAATCGCAACGTTCGCAACTGGAGTCGCTGATGGGCGAGTGGGAAGAAACCTCGCAGGCGCTGGAGACAAATGCGTGAAGGCCACGCGCATGTTTGCGATCGTGGCATTGGTGTTTGTCAGCTTGTCCGGGATAGCCGGCGCGATTCCGATGCTGACGCATCCCGCGGGTGAACCGTGGGGCATGCCGCAAAGCCTGCTGCGATATTCTCCATTTCGCTCTTATTTGATCCCTGGAATCATTCTCCTGCTGGCGATTGGCTTGCTCAGCCTCTGGGTGCTCTGGCTGACGCTCGAGAGGCGCTCGGGCTACGGCTGGTGGGTGGCACTACAGGGTTGCGTGCTCTTGGGGTGGCTGCTCACCGAGGTGGTGATGCTCAGGCTGGCAATGTGGGCGCATTACCTGTACGGCGCCGTGGCGCTAGTCCTGATCGTTGCAGGCGTCGCTCTAACGGCAAAGCCTGCCGCCTGAAAGCCCGGATGTGAGAAACCCCGCCGGCAAAGGCGCTTTGGGTTATCATGACCCCATGGGAAAGAGCACTGCACCCTACGAGATCACCTGTCCATGCTGCAATGCGGTACTGAAGGTGGATCCCGGGACCAAAGCGGTGATCGGGCACACAGCGCCCGCGCATCCGAAGATGTTCTCGGACCTGGAAGCGGCCGCGCGCGCGATGAAGGAGCAGGACAGCCGGAAGGAATCGATCTTCAAGCAGTCGGTGGAAGCGGAGAAGAATCGCGCCGATCTGCTGGAGAAGAAATTCCAGGAGGCCGTGCGCAAGGCTAAGGATGCCCCCGACACCCCGCAAATCCGGGACTTTGATCTCGATTAAGCGCGGAGCGCGATGACCTCTGAAGCTGCGCGTGCCAGCTCGACTGCGAAAGCCTCTGCTGTGCCCGGCCGCCGCCCGCTATTGCTCGCACATCGCGGCGCCCGCCTGTACGCTCCGGAAAATACGATTGCCGCATTTGAATTCGCCCTGGCTCATGGATGCGACGGATTTGAGTGTGACGTTCGCCTCACCGTCGATGGGGAAGCCGTAATCTGCCACGATCCCAAGCTGTACGCACTTGAGGTCAGCCGCAGCAACTACCGTGAGCTGGTAGAGCGTAGTCTTCGCAATCAGGGTGGGGATGGCGGCATCCTGGAAATGGCTCATGCGCTGGTGCTGCCCAAGCTCGAGACGGTCCTGAAAACCTTTGCCACATCGGCGTTTCTCAACATCGAGCTGAAGGTCAGGGGACTGGAAAACATCGCCATGGATGTTCTAAATCAGTATCCACCCAAGCGCGGTTGCGTAGTTTCGTCCTTTTTGCCCGAGACCCTGGAATGGCTGCATGAGCTGGGAGCACGCTTCGATCTAGGCTTGATCTGCGAAACCAAGGGCCAGTTTTCCGTGTGGTCGAAGCTGCCTGTGAAGGCGGTGATGCTGCACCACAGGCTCGTCGACGAGGACCGGTTGCGCGAATTGCGGGAAGCAGGCAAGCAGATCTTTGTCTGGACGGTGAATACGGAGGAGGGGATGCGCTACCTGGCGGGGCTGGGTGTAGATGGGATCATTTCCGATGACACAGTGCTGCTGACGCGCACCCTGGGCGGGGACCCGTTAGCGGCTGAGGGGTGATGCCAGCGGTGCCGGATCCGGCAAGCGGCGGAATTCCCCCCGTTCTTGTTCGCAATCCTCAGCTCTTCGCGCGACCTCAGCTTCACTCCAACCTAAAACTGCTCCAATCCTTTGGCTCGCGGTACGACTGCATTCGGCGGACCAGCATGCTCCCAACCCAACCGGCACACGCCTCAGCACGACATCGGCCAATGTGACCGGAAGCTCTTTGCGCAGTGCATAGACAGCCTCGGCCACGAGGTGAGGAGTGTGCTCGCAGAGCGTAAGGCGCAAACGGTCGTCGCTTGCTGCCAATTGGGCGATCGCCTCCGCGCTTCGTCCTTGCCATTCGATCATGGCGCGGGCACTGTCGAGGGAAATTCCGCCGGTTTGAGCAAGTTCGCGGCTCCAGCGAAGAAGAGCTATCGAAAAATCCTGGCCGCCAGCGGCGATTGACCAGCCCTGCGGCTCAACTGTCTCAATCCCCATCCCGGCGACGCATTGGCGAGCCAGACTGGCGGCTGTGGTTAGTTTGCCGCCGACCACCGAAATCATTCCGGCTGCGCCTTCCTCCGCGTGGTCGTGCAGAAAATGGCGGCGGGTAATGGAGGCTGCCGCAGAAGCAGGCACAAAGGGCAGCGGACGAATTCCAGCCCAGGCGAAGCGAATGTCTCCGAAGCCAACCTTCCAATGAGGGAATAGGCGGTGGACGGAGTCGAGCAGATAGACGATCTCCTCGGAACTGGGCCGCGCGCAACGGGCGTCGGAGTTGTCGGCGACCTCGGTTGTCCCCACCAGGAGCTGATTATTCCAAGGAATCAAAAAGACGGGTCGGCTATCCACTGCCTCGGTGTAAATGGCGCTTTCCGGTGCTCCCGCAAGCCTGGGCAGAACAATATGCGAACCACGAACTCCACCGATCAAGGGGGTGGGAGTGTGAATTCCGGAATCGCGGCACACCGAATCCGCCCAGGGACCGGTAGCATTGATGATCGACGATGCGGAGATGCGCGCCTCCTCCGATGACAGCACATCGCGCACGCGAATGCCGGTGACGCGCCCTGCGGACGTCTCCGCCGCCAGCAGCTCGCTGTGATTGCGGGCAACCAGTCCGCCAACTATTCCTTCGACCAGCCATTCGGCAACCAGGCGCTCTGGAAATTCGCACTGCGCATCCTCGTAGCACAGCACCGACCATTTCTGTCCGGAATCGAGCAGCCGCTCCAGTTGCGCGGATAGTTCACGCGCACGGATCGGCTTGGGTGTGCCCCCGAGCTTGCGGTATAGCCAAAGCCCCAGGCGGATTTCAAGCACGTTGCGCCGGCCATCGGGCGGCAGTGCCAGCAGGAAATTGAGTGGATGGACCAGGTGGCGGCGATCACGAAGCAAGCGGGCGCGATCCTGAAGGGACTCGCGTACCAATGCCAGCTCTCCGTACTCAAGGTACCGAAGACCACCGTGAATGATGCGGGTGGAGCGGCTGGTGGTGCCGCTGCCGAAATCATGACGTTCGACGAGAAGAGTACGGCGTCCAGCGAGAGCGCACAGCCGCGCGATGGCTACGCCGTTAATGCCGCC
The sequence above is drawn from the Terriglobales bacterium genome and encodes:
- a CDS encoding NAD(P)/FAD-dependent oxidoreductase, producing MDSCDILIVGGGPAGSSCAWGLRSSNLDVVIADRATFPREKLCGGWITPQVLQALEINPTEYANAGNRDARILQPITGFRVSCLGQPDVAVHYGRAVSYGIRRCEFDNYLLRRCGARLREGKAVNSIEQTRDGDIVVNGEIKTRLLVGAGGHFCPVSRWMGNHDHVTPVLAQEIEFEMDEGQAAGCAFSGEVPELFFCRDIRGYGWVFRKGNYLNIGLGRLDKHALGGHMSGFVQSLRREGKLGFDLPSRPGGHAYLLFGHSQRKLVGDGVILIGDAAGLAYSQSGEGIRTAVESGLIAAEVIRGAAGKYGRERLQPYIEHLQHRFHNGSGKWEALGRHVPRAVRDACARLLLRNRRFCRDVIVESWFLHRGDQALSFS
- the msrA gene encoding peptide-methionine (S)-S-oxide reductase MsrA — its product is MEKATFGAGCFWGVEAAFREIPGVIDAAVGYEGGSLERPSYQDVCTDRTGHAEVVEVTFDPAKISYETLLNKFWEMHDPTTLNRQGPDVGTQYRSVIFYHSPEQQKIAQELKKRLQESGKFRRPIVTEIVPASAFWRAEEYHQRYLEKRGLRACHI
- a CDS encoding ABC-F family ATP-binding cassette domain-containing protein — encoded protein: MIQLSAAGKRFGPKLLFENLDWMITPRDRVGLVGANGSGKSTLLKILAGQESLDYGSMNSTKGITAGYLPQDGLTLSGKTVFAECMSVFADVRSMEEELESLTHQMAEFDHQSAEYEQVAERFHRVEHEFRTRDGYAIEAQVGTVLAGLGFHKDDWQRPVEEFSGGWQMRISLGKLLLEKPNLLLLDEPTNHLDLETRNWLEEYLADYPHAYVVISHDRYFLDVTVKKIIEIWNQGVHFYPGNYDQYLKQKHERQSQLEAAYKNQREKIEQLEAFINRFRYQATKAKQVQSRIKELEKIERIQVPPEEKTIHFSFPQPKPSGRAVAEFKGVAKSYGTKAVLRDVDFVIERGDRIALVGVNGAGKSTLIKLLAGIEPLTAGEYKVGHNVERDYFAQDQYKELQPERRVLDDLERVAPRATQTELRNLLGCFLFSGDDVFKPIGVLSGGERNRYALARMLMQPSNFLLLDEPTNHLDLRAKDVLLEALAKFSGTVVFVSHDRYFLDKLATRTFEVADGHANVYPGNYEDYRWRKEQQGRPREEAAPAVVSGSGSPDRNRSDQPTDASVKTKRINPIKLRQMQERRQEIEEEIARLEHSITESESALATFNSAEETLRLTKLVESQRSQLESLMGEWEETSQALETNA
- a CDS encoding glycerophosphodiester phosphodiesterase, with product MTSEAARASSTAKASAVPGRRPLLLAHRGARLYAPENTIAAFEFALAHGCDGFECDVRLTVDGEAVICHDPKLYALEVSRSNYRELVERSLRNQGGDGGILEMAHALVLPKLETVLKTFATSAFLNIELKVRGLENIAMDVLNQYPPKRGCVVSSFLPETLEWLHELGARFDLGLICETKGQFSVWSKLPVKAVMLHHRLVDEDRLRELREAGKQIFVWTVNTEEGMRYLAGLGVDGIISDDTVLLTRTLGGDPLAAEG
- a CDS encoding glycerol-3-phosphate dehydrogenase/oxidase, yielding MRADARPSLAGQEFEIVVIGGGINGVAIARLCALAGRRTLLVERHDFGSGTTSRSTRIIHGGLRYLEYGELALVRESLQDRARLLRDRRHLVHPLNFLLALPPDGRRNVLEIRLGLWLYRKLGGTPKPIRARELSAQLERLLDSGQKWSVLCYEDAQCEFPERLVAEWLVEGIVGGLVARNHSELLAAETSAGRVTGIRVRDVLSSEEARISASSIINATGPWADSVCRDSGIHTPTPLIGGVRGSHIVLPRLAGAPESAIYTEAVDSRPVFLIPWNNQLLVGTTEVADNSDARCARPSSEEIVYLLDSVHRLFPHWKVGFGDIRFAWAGIRPLPFVPASAAASITRRHFLHDHAEEGAAGMISVVGGKLTTAASLARQCVAGMGIETVEPQGWSIAAGGQDFSIALLRWSRELAQTGGISLDSARAMIEWQGRSAEAIAQLAASDDRLRLTLCEHTPHLVAEAVYALRKELPVTLADVVLRRVPVGLGACWSAECSRTASQRIGAVLGWSEAEVARRAEDCEQERGEFRRLPDPAPLASPLSR